AGTGTCATAGCCAAATTCTCCAGGTTGCGGTATAGTATGAAATGTCCATTCCAACTTCCCTGTAAGCACATTATATGCCCGCACGTAGCCTGGTGGAGAAAAAAATGATTCCCCAGGGGCAGAACCTACAATTACCAAATCTCCAAAAATCACTCCCGGCATCATGGATTGCATCCGACGAATACTGGTCGGGTCGCGATCCAATCCTACACGTAAATCTACATATCCGCCAGTTCCAAAATCAGTGATGCTTTGCCCTGTGAGCGCATCGATTTCCTGAAGGGAATTATTCAAGGTAAATACAAGTCTTTTATCGCTTTTGTCTGGACTTTCCCAGTAGTTTATCCCCCTTCTGGATAACCCTCTTAAGTCCGTATGTATCCAAATTTCCCTACCTGTTTCTGCATTCAAGGCAATCAAGGAGTTGTTTTTACCATACACATACATGATGGTGTCCACTATGATCGGACTAAAGCTCGAGAAGCTGTTGTCCTCTGTTGGATAATTCCAGGCTATTTCTAACTGTTTCACATTTTCTTTAGTGATCTGCTCAGCCTCAAAATATTTGGATTGGTCTGGACTTCCTCCATAGTGTGACCAAGTGTTGTGTTCACTTTCCTCGTCAGGAGAACAACTAAAGTTAGTCCCGAGAAGTAGCGCGAGACTGATACTGGTTAATAGGCTTAGGGTCTTTTGGGATTTCATCTTATATAATGAATAAATTTTGCATAAAGCTAACTTTTCAATATATACTTCGCCACAACCAATTCCAAGATTAATTATATGACTGCTAGAATTTAAGTTGGAATTGGAAAAACAGGCCAATAATTCTAAACCAATTCAGGCTTGCCCTTGACCCTGAACAAAGAAAAACCTTGATTTGCTGCAGAAGCATCGATAAAGAATGTGGCTGAACCCATTTTACAGTTTCAGTTTATAGCTTGGAGTTAATTCTCAGAAAGCTAGACCAAGCAGATCCCTGTGTTATGGTCTCCCTCCTTACGAATCCATCGCCTCCCACAAAATCTCTACTGGATGCTTGGCTTTCCTTCCTGTTCCGTCAGCAATCTGATGACGGCATGATGTCCCAGGAGCAGCGATAATGGTTTCTTCATCAGCATTTCTAACTGTTGGAAATAACAGTAACTCTCCCACTTGCTGGGAAACCTCGTAATGCTCCGCTTCATAGCCAAAGCTTCCGGCCATCCCACAGCATCCGCTCGGGATAGTTTCTACAGAGTAATTGGCAGGCAAAGACAATAATTTCTGAGTCCAAGTGATGGAAGAAAGCGCCTTTTGATGGCAATGCCCATGGAGCTTGATTTTCTGTGTTTTCGTGGTAAACAAGTCCGAAGAAATATTCCCGGCAGCGATTTCCTGAGCCAAAAACTCATCGATCAACTTCACATGAAACTTCAACTTCTTGGCAGCTTCCACCAATTCTTTTTTAACAATGCGAGGATATTCATCCCGAAAACTCAAAATAGCCGATGGCTCCAAACCGATTAGAGGGGTATTTCCATCAATCAGCTTATCAAAAACCTTCACATTTGCCTCTGCATGTTTTTTGGCTTTCGGAAGCAAACCCTTAGAAAGTGCAGATCTACCGCTTTCCTCATGATCCACTACTTTCACATCGTACCCCAACTTTTTGAGTAGTGAAATTGCTTTAATACCAATCGCAGTATCATTGTGGTTGGTGAACTCATCCACGAAGAAGTAAACAGATTTGAGCTGCTTTGCTGCTGTTGGAAGGGACTCATAATTCTTCTTATACCATTTTCGCAGACTGACTTTACTGATTTCAGGCAGATTTCGCTTTGGGGCTACGCCCAAAATTGACTTCATCAACCCGCCAGTCAGACTATTGCTCAACATGAAATTTGCCAAACCACCAGTTTTCGAGCCAAATTCATTCAGTTCATTGATGTAAGCAAAAGCTCGTGAGCGAAGCGGAATGCCGTTCGTTTTTTGATATTGATACAGGAATTCGGCTTTCATACTGGACATGTCCACATTGGAAGGACATTCGGCTGTACAGCCTTTGCAGGAAAGACACAAATCCATCGCCTCCTTAATCTCGGGATGGTTGAAGGCGTTTTCCTTTTGGTCCATAGTTAGAAATTCACGTAATGTATTGGCTCGACCTCGAGTAGTATCCTTTTCATTTCTAGTAGCCATGTAGCTTGGACACATGGTACCACCAGAGCCTGGAAGTTTGCGACAGTCGCCTGATCCGTTACACTTTTCTGCCAAGCGAAGAATCCCTCCTACATTAGAAAAATCCATCAAAGTATCGTGAACTGGAGTCTCCATATCCGGCTCATAACGCAGAAACTTGTTCATCGGCGCAGCATCCACGATTTTCCCCGGATTGAAAATATTCTGAGGATCCCATGAGAATTTGATCCTTCGGAAAAGCTCATAGTTCTTTTCCCCAACCATCAGAGGAATAAAAGCAGCCCGTACTCTTCCATCTCCATGTTCACCAGAAAGTGAGCCTTGGTATTTCTTCACCAACTCAGCAGAAGCTTTTGAAATCTGATAAAACTCCTCCACATCCTTGGACTTTTTCAAATCCAGAATCGGTCTCAAATGTATCTCTCCAGCACCTGCATGGGCATAATAAACGGGTTTCTGATGAAACCCATTCATCATTTCCCCCACCTCATCCATATAGTCTGCTAGATCTTCTATATCCACTGCCGTATCTTCAATACAGGCGACTGCTTTTGCATCACCAGGGATATTTGCCAGCAGCCCCAACCCCGCTGAGCGAAGCGCCCAAGCAGTAGAAACCATCGCAGGTTCAATGATAGGATATGCATAGCCAAGTCCAGTTTCTTTCAAATCATCCACCAAAGCTTTGCCTTTGGCCATAGCTTCCTCTAACGTTTGACCTCTGAACTCCACCATCAAAATCCCCTCCGGATCTCCTTCTACGAAATAGCGGTTTTTGCTGTACTCAATACTTTCTTTGGTACAATCCAA
This genomic window from Algoriphagus sp. TR-M9 contains:
- a CDS encoding FAD-binding and (Fe-S)-binding domain-containing protein gives rise to the protein MSSDLPNLLPLLQELSAQLEGTLQVDSLTKTLYATDASVYREMPLAVAFPKTESDIQKLILFASENGTSLIPRTAGTSLSGQCVGNGIVVDVSKHFTQILELNVEERWVRVQPGVVRNELNSYLKPHGLFFSPITSTANRAMIGGMVGNNSSGTTSIVYGVTRDKVISLDTILSDGNPVKFEALTKDEFEEKTKLQSLEGDIYRKVLEELSDEQARQEIHAQFPKKSIHRRNTGYAVDELLKSELFEGKEKFNFCNLLCGSEGTLAFTTEIKISLDPLPDPVEIVVAAHFRTIHESMVAAQTAMKHPATAVELMDKIILDCTKESIEYSKNRYFVEGDPEGILMVEFRGQTLEEAMAKGKALVDDLKETGLGYAYPIIEPAMVSTAWALRSAGLGLLANIPGDAKAVACIEDTAVDIEDLADYMDEVGEMMNGFHQKPVYYAHAGAGEIHLRPILDLKKSKDVEEFYQISKASAELVKKYQGSLSGEHGDGRVRAAFIPLMVGEKNYELFRRIKFSWDPQNIFNPGKIVDAAPMNKFLRYEPDMETPVHDTLMDFSNVGGILRLAEKCNGSGDCRKLPGSGGTMCPSYMATRNEKDTTRGRANTLREFLTMDQKENAFNHPEIKEAMDLCLSCKGCTAECPSNVDMSSMKAEFLYQYQKTNGIPLRSRAFAYINELNEFGSKTGGLANFMLSNSLTGGLMKSILGVAPKRNLPEISKVSLRKWYKKNYESLPTAAKQLKSVYFFVDEFTNHNDTAIGIKAISLLKKLGYDVKVVDHEESGRSALSKGLLPKAKKHAEANVKVFDKLIDGNTPLIGLEPSAILSFRDEYPRIVKKELVEAAKKLKFHVKLIDEFLAQEIAAGNISSDLFTTKTQKIKLHGHCHQKALSSITWTQKLLSLPANYSVETIPSGCCGMAGSFGYEAEHYEVSQQVGELLLFPTVRNADEETIIAAPGTSCRHQIADGTGRKAKHPVEILWEAMDS